The genome window CTTTGTACCAATGCTGCAACAACAAATAAATGAATGTtaggcctatatatatatatactagcaaGTACTCCTTGTAAGTTATATGTAtgcatacataaaaaaaaacgaTTGAAGATCATGAAAACATgcattttaacaaaaatgaaaagattaaaaacaataaaaatttaatggatCGTCCTTTCACGAATATACCTGGCGCTCATCATTTTTATCAATAGGTGCAAGAATAGCCACACCATCACCGACGGCCAGATTATAGTTGGGAGAAGCCCTGCAATACACTCTATAAGTAGGTTGGTTTGTTGCAGCCATGTTTGCAGCCATTGTTAACTGTACGTATAAGCTTGGGATGAGATAAGAATGGGATGGGTTTCTAGGGAGGCCTGCATGCCTTCTTATATAGGCTAAACGAAACAGCAATTAATTTACTACCGACATGAAATTTAGTTAATTAATGACTCTACCTATAATGAGTCTTATTATAATATAATGACCAATTTGGACTCGGATCCCCTCAAATAGCTTCCCTCAAGGGTCTCAAATACTCCCGGAAAATGATATCTGTACATAggttttttgtacataattgtacaTAGCCTATGTGGCATGACAAATCATTATGCCACATAGGagcattttaaataaaatatatatttctctttcctggttcttttgtaatttctttctctctcttatatgcattcactttcttgtttccttttgttatttcttttcttctttctctctccaccattttctctcttattttgCAGCTCCAAGCCGCAGGTTTCCATGGCCAATGGCCAAACTCCTCCATCCGACCACCATACCAACTGCCGCCACTCCCAAAAGAAGCATCATGTCCCCAGTAACAAAGCCCATCCATCATTAGCAATGGACAACTGTGGGAATCGCTCGATAATCCCCCACAATGTCATGACCACCGCCGCCTAAATGAGCTAGATCCGGCCAACTCCAATGACTTTTTGGCCAACCGTTGGTGCCTTTTGATTGACTGAACCAAGGGCAACATTTTGCAACCATTTTCGACCATAACAACCGCTGAAAGTGCCCGAGCCAGTTCTAGACCCAAACGGGTATTTTTGACTCAGCTTGGTTCTcgctaaatttttatttttcgacAATCATGAGAGTAGATTCTAAGAGAAAGAGACCAACTACTCTCATCTTTGTGTTTCTACAACCTTAGAGGATACGAGATTGGAATGTATTGTTTGAGCTCGACTTTGTAAAGCTCATATTTTTGGGTCCTTGGTTCCTGCAACAACAATAGCCAAATttattaaacaatgtaataagatactcgaacaatataataagaggTTGAAACAACGTAATAAGATGTtcgaacaatgtaataacattttaaacaacgtaCTGTTTGAGCTCTGCTTTGTAAAGTTCATACTTCAGCGTATTTGGTTCTTGCGAAAACAACGGCCGAATttattaaacaatgtaataagaggttgaaataatgtaataagaggttgaaacaatgtaattaaaggatagaacaatgtaataaattttaaacaacGTACTGTTTGAGCTCGGTTTTGTAAAACTCATACTTTTGGCCTTGGTTCATGCAAAAACAATGGTCGAATTTAATAAACAACTTAATAAGAAGCTGaaaaaatgtaataagaggCTGAAACCATGcgataaattttaaacaatgtaataagaagctgaaataatgtaataaaagcGATAAAACAATGTGACTAGAGACAGACGCAATGTAGTAAAATGTTTAAACAATGCAATAAGagttttaaacaatgtaatagtgTGTTATGGGTGAAATGAGGaagttttattaattttaattttgtttaaagaGGGAGAGCGGATTCCGACTTGTCTCACTAACATGAGCTCGATTCCGATGAGTTAAGCTTCCCACGGACAATTTGGACGTTCCTATAAAAACAATGTGATATAAGTATGGTTCAAtgagaaaataatgtaataaaaaaatcaaacaatgtaataaaatgtTTGAAAAATGTAGTAAGAaactgaaataatgtaataaatgttCGTGATTTAATTGTTCCagatcttattacattgttcacGAGAAAAGTGTAATTAAGAACGATCAAGCGAAACATATCGACAATAGATCTTGTTGAAAAGAGTTTTACATGCtgattatgaatatgtaatttttatggaaatcgaacatgtattttgagagatacaACGTTTTGAAATTCggttaaataaagaaaaagtaaagCAAGTGAGAGAAAAATACATATccatttttagttttaattttttttgaaatttgaatttgctTTGTCATCAacacatgtggcatgccacatgtgcTAGGTACCATTATGTACATAGATTCTATGTACAGCTAGCGGGACCGAATACTCCCATATGCAATATTTAGTAGAGAATGACTATTTATTTTCAACAATACTAGGGATCACAGTAATAATCATTCCAACAGTGTGTGTCATGCATTCATTGGGTGTGATGACATCATAAGAAGGGCCTTATTGAAAACCACATCCAATGAATGCATGTCACACACTGATGTGATGTTTCTGGGATGATTATCACTaggatctttattatttttaactTATTTTTGTATGTGCATCCCCATATATGCCTTTATCTCTAATGAAATCAACAACttgatatttaaaaattaaagaaaataatcaaCCATGGGAACATATATTTTATGACCACTTAACCAGTacctgctcttttttttttttactcccaTATGAAGTCAAGTCATACACACTTGAATTAGCATTAGTCATTAGATCTAGCAATATTAGAAATGAGGAATTTTATGGTTCATTTTATATAGACACAATTATGCATATAGTTCGGATTGTAATAAATTGCATGTGTTGACTGACAATATAACGTGCTGCATTAACTCCATGCACTCTTGAGTCTTAATTGGGGAAAACAAAATGTGCATGTCAACGTATTTTATTGTACGTATTAATTGATACTACGTACGAGCATTAACTAtccataaatacatatatatatatatatataatatttgttggaCACTTATTATATGGGTAAATGTTACTTTTTACCACTGAAAGATAGTTAATGTTACAATGCACTCCCTCATGTTACAAATTAATCACtcattttacaactttgttcacGGTTAAATTTGATGATGGGGAGCATGGGGAAGAGGGAAATAATGTTACTAATAACGGTGGGGAGGATGAAGATGACAATTTTAGTATAGTTACAAATTATGATGATCCATAATTTAGGATGGTCTATGAATCTAATGAATTAGACAATTTAACCTCTTTTAATAATGAAAATGGAGGTAGGACGCATAAGAAagtcaattcaaaatttaatccCAACTATGACATAAAAATTTCCAATTGTGAATTAGTTATGGAGTTAACTTGTATGAAATAGTTTAAGAAGAGGGGTGAATTGTATTTTTCACAAACATTAACTACTCAATAAAATCCTAATTGTGAAACGACTCAGTAAAATGAGTGACTTTATTTATTACGTTTGGAATGTAAGATACTGAGTTGTAACAAGACCTATCTATTACTaaccaaaattaaaatttactcTTTATTGTAGTGACCATACATCATTGCATGCTCATGGCGTAGGGTGCAAATTGTGTAAGGTTTTAAATGCTCTCCTGGTCCTATTGTTAAACATTACTAGAGAGGTAAAGTGGGCCGCTGCGTCGAGAATTCTGGCCTGGCCCGCAAAAGACAGCGAGTCATGCCAGGCCCAGGTAGTCGCAGGCCGGTCCACCAAAGGATAAAACAGCTAGTGTTTGCTTTTTCACCAACTTTGTCAACGAAATGACCAAAATGGCCCCTTAATATCTATAAAATGACTACGTTGGTCTTTGAAGGCTATTTTTATACTTTTGGCAAAAAAAATAAGACATCACTAAAAAACCAGAATACCATTCCCAATGGCGAAGACGCTAGTTTAAGGATATATCAGTCAACAGAAAATGAccaaaataccctaccaacaaGGTTGGGCTAAATCGGCTGAAGTATTTTAAACATAGGTGAAAGCTGTATTGCTTATTTGTCATGCAAAGAACCATAGTCGCTCGAAAGTAACGACACTAGTAAACTCCATTAACAATGGAGTACTCCCATAAACGTAACAAGCACAGTGGGTGATGATGCAACATTATCAAAGCAAATAATACCCTCTTCATTAGCTAACCCTACAAAATATGATGCCTGACACAACCATAACAAGACTATCTTTCCCGTAAAATCTAGAAAATCAACCATACAACAAAATTCAAAAGAGCAGTTATCAGACGCCCCTTCTTCATGCCGATTTTGTTTTGCCCGGCTTCTTCTTGAGTTGTCTCCTTGGAGTCGAGTTCTTCATGCCTATGAAAAAGAGCAATGCTCCCAACAGCGCCAATTCCTGCATCGAGGAATAAAAATTTCATAGATCATTCTTAATCTCGATTCTTGACCAAAACCTCCCAAACCAGATACTATTATCAGAAGATTAGAAGAAAAAGGTGTTGAATATGGAAGAAAGTGAACACTAACAGCTCCCATGGCAGCATAAATGCTAATTGCTAACCTGAGTGAACTTGGTAAAAAGTTGATGAAATTCTTTGTTGTCAGCATCATAGTTGTAGAAATCATACAAAATGGGAGTCAGGACTGCCTGATGCAGAAGCTGCACAAGAAGATGGCAACACTTTTATTACGTTGATTTTGTCGATCAATTTAGCTCAAAACAAGATATAGAAAGGAATACATACCAAAAGACAACCTCCAAGAGAGCTGCCAAATATGAAGAGGAGGCCTCCTATGCTCTTCAATGCGATAGCAGTAGCAGCTATAACCTTCATCTGTAAAACTCATAAGCGGACAATAAATTTGAATATGATATGGCAATGTACTTAACAAAGATTCATCCCAATTGTCAAGTTCAAAGAAATGTGAGTCACATATGTACTCACTTCAATTTGCGGTAATTCCATCCCAGTATGAGATCTCACATGATTCGAGAAAACATTGAATTTGGGTCTTAATGCCTTTGCTGCTGGCCCACCATCAATACCAAATTCATTAAATCTATAGATAAGAACAACCAATCAGCGCTCAAGATCTCAATAATACAGTAGAGTAGTTGCACTATTGAAGGACTACAATTGCAAGGATGAATGATTCACAAAATAGGAAACTAATGTCGATACATATAAAGAACTCAACACACTGAGTATAAGTCTATAAATTATGTGAGCATAAGTGATTGACATACAGATCTCAAACCACACTTTCTTTCCAAAATGACCAAAGCCCCAACCAACATGCCACCATCCGTCGAAACCACCAATTTAGTTGTAAGGAACTAGGGAGTATGAACAGTTATTTAATGAAAGTTGTGCAACAGCGAAGCATACTAGCTACACTCAAGTTCAATAGCCAAAAAAAACTCTGGCAAAGAGGATTTGATGATATATCTCTCTTGTTGTCCATTTGTAtagagaaaacaagaaagataACTAGATAATGCACATTAAAAGACAACTGGTAACATTCTCATGGTAGTGAAATCATAAAATCGAATCGGAATCGAATAAGGGTGTAAAATCGGAATCGtcaaatcgtaagattttacatacTATATAAAAACAAGCATAATTTTCAATATCAAGACATGTCATAATAATAACATAATGCAATAACAATTAGATAATGTCATACATGTTCAAAgttctaacgaaacattttttATCTCTTCTTTCCTCGTGTGGCCACACATCCAACGAaacattcacatttttgttaCATGCATTTTCTGGATCTACTTAATTTAAATCCTTTAATCTCTAAAGCTTATATCCACATCTCAAGCTTTGAGTTCACTCCcaatattgtctcatccacTAGAATGATATCATTTACAAATAATATGGACCAAGAcataagaaaatgaaacaatCTATAAAAAAGAACATCACTGTAaaactaaaaaagagaaaatagcAAATGAATATAAGCGTAAATATTAAGGCATAAGAATAAAtcgaaagaaaaaaaggtttccCATCAACAAGTAAGGTTtcgcttataaaaaaaaattgttagatTCCAAAGGCAGCTAAATAAAAACAGCTAACGAGCAAGAGTCAATAAACTCATTAGATCTGAAGCTGCGGTTATAAAGCCTTGAGTGAGAGCCAGCTCTCGGAGAGAAAAATAATCAACCCTGCGATCAATTCGGTCGCTGGAAAACCAGAGAAACAAACAACTAAAGTAATTTTGGATGATTTCGACAATAAGCAAACACCAAAGATTCAAAAAGCATCACCGTTTTTCCTTAACTTTTCTAGGCATACAAACACACAACCTCACTTAAACTGGACACGAAAATAACAACGATAACAGGCattttataaaagaaaagggaaggcGCGGATCTAGGGGACTTACTCTTGCCAAGCAGAGAGAATGAAGACCGAAGCGAAAAGAAGTCTCCCAGCAAACGACAGAAAAGCCATAGATGTTCCACCGAGAATCTCTGAATCTGCCGAAGCGAGTGTAGAAATCGAGACAATCAGAGAAATAGATGCAGCAAATCAAGCGGACGGCGCTTCCAGAGGGAAAATTTTGGGCCGGTGCCGCTCCATGCTCAAGGCAGTCGCATTAAGTTTCACACGTCGGTCAGCCAATCAGATTGGTTCTTTTAGAACAAAAGTGATGACCTGGTTAATGAAGCATAAAAACTGATGACGTGGCATAAGAAATTAGCCAGTCGTTAGCAGATGCCTAGTTGATGGGCCGGGTCATTATCCACTGAAATTGAAGGCCTGGGCTTCAGAGAGAATTGATATCGTGATGTCCACTTTgggtattaattaattattaaccCATAAATTAATCCACGAAACTTTCCATTAAAATCCGCTTGCCAGCGATGTCCAGCTGTCAAGCCATGATTAGCTCCgatttttttaccctacttttcGCGGGAAAAACTCAAAATTGAGTATAGGGAAAAGATAAGCCGCCAAGTCTTACTACAGTAAATTTGCTCTCGCGCCAAAATTGCTCCCTAATAAAAGCCATTGCCCACACGAAAACCTCCATTTTCTTCCATCATCTGCTCTCAATACTCTTCTTCCCGGCCGTGTATTGAGATCTCCTCTAACATGGAGGTCATggttaaagaagaagaaaccatCCAACTGATCACGGCTGTACTCGGATCTGTTCCCGAATCAGGTGTTTGCGGTGACATTCTTCAATCTAGCAACAACTCGGAGGCAAAACACGTCATCGACGATCGTGGCATTCCGAGCATCACGAAAACGGTCACCGGTACCGGGGTTCGGATATCAGCCTTCGTCAACAATGAAATCGAAGAACCGGAGTCGCTCCATGGGCTCAAGCTGGAGATCGCAGTAAAGGAAGAGCCGGATTTGGGGTTCGAGAGTATTGTCTCAGTGAAGGAACATGTAGGTTTGCAGTCGGCGGAACAGTTAGTGCCCGATACAGAGGACTCAATGGCTGTAGATGAGGTTCCCCCTTTATCGATTGTAACGGTGAAGGAAGAACCCGGTTTGGATTCTGAAAGTAAGGTGTTCGAGACGAGAGAAGTTGTTATGGAGCCTGAACAATTGGTGACCAAAACGGAGGAATCTTATGGGCCCGTGGAGGTTCTTTCAATATCGATTGTGACGGTAAAGGAAGAACCCGGTTTGGGTTCTGAAAGTAAGGTATCCGAGACGACAGAAGTTGTTATGGAGACTGAGAAACAATTGGCGACCAAAACGGAGGAATCTTCTAGGCCGGAAGAGGTTCTTCCATTATCGATTGTGACAGTAAAGGAAGAACATTATTTGGGGTCCGAGATGGTCTCTGTTAAGGAAGAAATAGATATTGAGTCTCTGAAACAAATATTACCATTATCGGTTGTTGAAGCTATGCCGGAGGAGGAATGTCTCAAAACGGAAAACAAGCAACATGAGAAGCCAAAAGAAACAGAGCCTGAAATGACGAAGAAGCAGCCTGATGGTAGCAATAAGCCACTGTTACCTCAAAAGAGTATCAAGGATATGACATTTGAAGAGTATTGTATGTTCATAGAAAACAGAGATAAGGGGCAAAAGGTGAATGCCAAAGGGAAAGGAGTACCTCAGTTGGGGCTTCAGAGGAAGTCAAGCACATGGAACATACGTGATTGCTGGTTGAGGGATCAATCCCTGGAGGATGGGGATTTCCAACTGGAGGATGACTGGCATCTTGTGGGGCGTACTATAGTTACCGGCATCTGCACCACAAAGGGCTGGAAACTGGTAGACAATGAGATTGTACACTTTGCTTTCCCTTCTGCTCATTCGCATTATAATGCGCAGTGGATTGTTCGTTTCTCTACCAAAAGATTCGGAGAGGTTATATTCATCTTTAATCTCTTTAGATAAATTTATGTCTTTTCACTAATTCTTTTGTAGTacttatgcttttattttaaaGAGCAAAGAGTAGTATGGTTATCCTATGTTTTCTTTTTAGATTGGGAGACTGCCAATGGAATGGGGTAAATGTCTTGTTCCGcttgtttcttcttcaaagGTGAAGGTTCTTGGTAGATGTATATTTGCTCCTTCAACCCTTCATATGATGCAGGAAATCATGCTATATGTAAGGTAGGAGTAGTCATTAGCTGGTTGGTTCCGTACTTGccttttgtttgtttctatACATGGTTTTAGGCAAGCTGAAGTCAGATTTGTGTGCGTTCAATTGGGTTTATTGGGCTTTTATTGTGGCAGCTTCTTTATACACCAGTCAATATTCACTGAAGGTGATACGTCTACATGGAGATTGGATTCCCCCTCAAAAATTGACTCCACGATCCATCCTCTCCTCACCCtattcaaatttttaaaattaaaaccatGTCAGAAGGTGTTTGTATCTCCCCTGTGGTCATTTTGTGGTTCAGCTTTCTATCAGACGTGATATTAATGTTGTTCTTGTGTTTCGCTTTAAACAGGCTGAATTCACTCCAGAAGAGCTTGATTCTCGGAAACGCTCACTGAATCTTGAGGTATGTTAGTCTTTCAAACCTagccttttgtttctttctcttcaATTTTCATAATCTCAGTCGCTTGAATAATTGGAGCTGCTGGATATAATCCTTGAGTGCCACTAAAAATGCTTTACTTACTCATGACAGGTTTATATTTCACTTTTAGTGTTGATTTATTATGCATTGACCAATGGATGTTTTAcccatcaaaaaaatttcaagaaagCCTTTCCTTGCATTAGTAAATGACATTAAAATCACAAACCTACTGCTTTTTCCTTAAAGAATTATTCTTGTACACGTGGGAAATTTCAAGCATATGGTTGAGCTCCACAACATGCTCTGTTGAGTACTTGAGTTCTAGGAGTAAAGACAAGTGCATTACAAAAGCAAATATCTATGGTTTTTGAAGCAGGATGATACAGATGCTGCAGCAATGTTGCCTATAGTTAAACGAAGGATGGGTTGCCAGCAGTATCCAGAACAATCCAAAGACGAACAAGCTATTTCAGAATCATCTCTGAATAAGATTGTTGGCACTGCAGAAGTGTACAACTTGGAGGTATCCAACTCTATAGTGTtggttcttttatttatttgttcagaATTTTTTGGAAATGAAGGTTAAGAAAtcgtgttttttttcctttttaatcattttgtaTCTCCTTTTTGAAACTATGTAGGAGATGGAACCCCCAAGTACACTCATGTGTGAACTAAGGCCCTACCAGAAACAAGCCCTCTATTGGATGTCGGAATCAGAGCAGGGGATTGATGTTGAAAGAGCAGCAAAAACTCTTCATCCATGCTGGGCAGCATATCGTATATGTGACGAGTATGTGGTTTTTCCGGTAGCTAAACAACTCTGGTATTAAAATAAAAGTGGAGAGACAATTTTCAGAAATTGAACCATGACCTTTAGGTTGTATCCCGGAAAAATTACCACTTTGCCACATTAACCTGTAAAAAAAAGTGAAggctaattttgtttttttatgagaaaacaaaaaaaaacaattgaataGGAAGTAGGTTTAAACTTGGTGGTCTTACTAGTTAGATTTGTTGTATAGTTAATGTCTTCACAAGTTTGCACTTTGACAAAAATTGTTCTTTAGCAGGAGGGCTTCTTCAATATATGTGAATATATTTTCAGGGGAAGCAACTACTCAATTTCCCACTGCCACACAAATGGCAAGAGGAGGGGTAATTTCCTGAGAATAATCTGTGTTTCAAGTTGTTGTCTATGTTACTGTAAATTATTCTATTGAATTTTTGTCTATTAACTAATGCATCATTTGTTTTGGGTAACAACGTATAAAATTAATATCATGTTACTGACATGGTAATTGCGTATGTAGATTTTAGCGGATGCTATGGGTCTTGGGAAGACTGTTATGACAATAGCTCTAATACTTGCAAGGCCAGGCAGAGGAAGCTCTCATAACCAAGAACTCGTCTTGAGAGCAGCAGATGATGCAGGAAACTCGAAAGGAAAAAATGGTGCTCGTGTGAACACTCCATCTAAAGCAAATGGTGGTACTCTTATTGTTTGTCCCATGGCTTTGTTAGGCCAATGGAAGGTGACTTTTCTGAtatatttttatgcattttgattCTCTAGTCCGCTTCTTTTCATGATGTTCTTGCATTAGAAAGAATCTTTGGCAAAAGCCTAATTTACTTACTGATTTTAAATTTGAAAGGAACAAGTGATTATtaattttccttcaacattGTTCATTTGATAATTTCAGGATGAGCTTGAAACCCATTCAGAGAGGGAAACTCTTTCCGTTTTTGTTCATTATGGTGGAGATAGAACCAATAACCCCATGGTGATATCAGGATATGATGTGGTTTTGACAACATATGGTGTCTTAACCGCCTCTTACAAAAATGTAAGGAAATTCttgctttctttcctttttcctgTTTTTAGTTTCCTCTTATCTTCACTtacaaaatttaatattaaagtGGAATTCTTGAAATGTAATGTAGGATGGAGAGTGCAGCATTTATCATATGGTTGATTGGTATAGGGTGGTGTTAGATGAAGCTCATACCATTAAATCCTGGAAGACTCAGGGTGCCCAGGCTGCCTTTACCTTGTCCTCTCACTGCCGGTGGTGTCTGACAGGAACCCCGCTTCAGGTTCAGATTGGTTCTTCTTTAATATGATGAGTTTGCAATAGCAGCATAATCGCTTTTACACATGGgaatttgaaatgaaatgaagTTCTTAACTTTAAAagcattttttttgttataattcATCAAGTTTAAGCCCTCAAATTGATTTGTACTCGTTACAGttttttgaaaatgaatatttttgcattctatttaatatttaacgATCATATTGgtcatccatttttttttctcttttgagctTATTTGTCGTCTGTTGCAACAGAATAATTTGGAAGACCTCTACAGCCTTCTATGCTTCTTGCATGTGGAACCTTGGTGCAACTGGGCATGGTATGATAAATcaatttgaatttcaattatttGAAATATCTTATCTTTTTTCTGTTTACTGAACAACGAAAAGATAAGGGTGACGATTTATACTTTAGCTTAGATAGtactttttaatttatttctgtAGCTCTTAGGTTGTTCATCACCACcactttgttgatataactTTGCTCTTGATAGGTGGAATAAATTGATTCAAAGGCCTTACGAAAATAATGATCCAAGAGGACTGAGGTTGGTTAAGGCTATTTTAAGGCCACTGATGTTAAGAAGAACTAAGGATACAGTGGATAAAGAAGGAAGGTGACTATAGGCTTCCTCCCTCTTTTATTTCATTCTGCTGCGAGCAtcgccttttctttttctgatggTGGTGTGTTTGGTTATAGGCCCATACTTGTCCTCCCTCCCATCGATATCAAGATCATTGAGTGTGAACAATCCGAAGCTGAACATGACTTTTATGATGCCTTGTTCAGAAGATCCAAAGTAAAGTGTCTTAACTGCTCATTTATCTATGTCTTTCACTCATAACTGAGAATGAACTTATGTAATACAGATAATTTAAAGCTTTTGTAATCTCTTGTGCTATGTGAAACAGGTCCAGTTTGATCAATTTGTTGCACAAGGGAAGGTTCTTCACAACTATGCCAATATCCTTGAGCTACTACTGCGTTTGAGGCAGTGTTGCAACCACCCATTTCTTGTTATGAGGTAGTTGACTGAGGTCCACATATAATGCTTTCCCATGTTAGCTAACCTTTTCCCACAACATTGTctcatttctttatttataatCAATTATGAACTCATGCAGTCGAGCGGATTCACAACAGTATGCAGACTTGAACAAACTCGCAAGAAGGTTTGTGGAAGTGAATTTTGAGTCATCTACTCCAAGGCAGGGAGCCCCAACCCAAGCATACATTGAGGAGGTTGTTGAGGATATCCGTAGGGGTGAAAACAAGGAGTGCCCAATATGCCTAGAGTATGCAGATGATCCTGTACTCACACCATGTGCTCATAGAATGTGCAGAGAATGTCTTCTCACCAGTTGGAGGACCCCAATAACCGGGCTATGCCCTATTTGCCGTACATTGTTAAAGAAAACCGAACTCATTACATGCCCAACAGAAAGCAAGTTTCGAGTAGATGTTGAGAGAAACTGGAAGGAGTCTTCAAAGGTTTCAAAGCTCTTGGAATGCTTGGAAAAAATTAAACGGTCAGGTTCTGGTGAAAAGAGTATTATTTTTAGTCAGTGGACATCATTTTTTGATCTCCTGGAAATTCCATTGCAGAGGAGAGGGATCGGATTCTTAAGATTTGATGGGAAACTGGTGCAGAAGCAGAGGGAAAGGGTTTTGAAGGAGTTCAGTGAAACCAATGAAAAAATGGTAAGCAGATAGTTAGTAGTTTATCTTTTATCCTTCTACTTTCTAGGTGCTCCAACATCAAACAATGTTAACCTTTTCAGATATTTTACCCTTCAGGTGTTGTTGATGTCTTTGAGAGCTGGTGGTGTGGGCTTGAACTTAACTGTAGCTTCAAATGTATTTTTGATGGTAAATTTCCACATCACTTAAACAATTTCCTTTTCTAGAACTTCACAAAAAGTTCTTCTATTGATGTTAAATCTCCTCCTACTATTCGAAACGTTAGGATCCCTGGTGGAATCCTGCTGTAGAGGAGCAAGCAATCATGCGAATCCATCGCATTGGACAAAAGCGAAGAGTACATGTTAGAAGATTCATTGTCAAGGTAAGGTTCATGGGATTGAATACATTATTTACGTTAAAATTGACAAGATAAATTACTGGTTAATATCTTGAGCAAGTAATAAAATGGAGCAAATATGCAGGACACAGTGGAGGAGAGAATGCAGCAGGTCCAGGCAAGGAAGCAACGCATGATTGCGGGCGCCTTGACTGATGAGGAGGTTCGATCAGCCAGGATTGAAGAGCTCAAAATGTTATTTAGATAAGTTGTCTTATTTCAACTTTCTGGTTTAGAAATTGGATGTATAGCCTTTATCATaatggtttgaactttgaaggaaT of Tripterygium wilfordii isolate XIE 37 chromosome 13, ASM1340144v1, whole genome shotgun sequence contains these proteins:
- the LOC120012254 gene encoding uncharacterized protein LOC120012254 → MAFLSFAGRLLFASVFILSAWQEFNEFGIDGGPAAKALRPKFNVFSNHVRSHTGMELPQIEMKVIAATAIALKSIGGLLFIFGSSLGGCLLLLHQAVLTPILYDFYNYDADNKEFHQLFTKFTQELALLGALLFFIGMKNSTPRRQLKKKPGKTKSA